One region of Synechococcus elongatus PCC 11801 genomic DNA includes:
- a CDS encoding anaerobic sulfatase maturase — translation MGWSLFDSLALEVRTERPRKIPNTRQRMAHFHVMAKPTGPICNLDCEYCFYLEQEQSYPQDHSFQISEDKLERYIQNYIASQSGDEINFAWQGGEPTLLGVKFFEKVIALQKRYAQGKTISNSIQTNGTLLNDRWGKFLKEHHFLVGLSLDGTRELHDRYRVDKKAKPSFDRVMKGLAILRKYQIEFNLLCVVHRHNAQHPEQVYSFFKGIGAHFIQFIPLVDQVNGQVADWSVRPQDYGNFLIRIFDQWIRTDIGKVFVQIFDVSLGNWMGLGSSLCLFAETCGRAIALEHDGKVYSCDHYVTPHHQIGDIEQHSFLEMLTSEQQIQFGQAKQTSLPQYCRKCEVKFACQGECPRNRFATTPEGEPGLNYLCEGYRAFFNYIDPYMQVMAALLKAGRPAADLMSMVTPTGFNPLLLQSQRR, via the coding sequence ATGGGTTGGTCTTTGTTTGATTCTTTAGCTCTTGAAGTCAGAACTGAAAGACCCCGAAAAATACCGAATACCAGACAGCGAATGGCTCATTTTCACGTGATGGCGAAGCCAACCGGCCCAATTTGCAATCTCGATTGCGAATATTGTTTCTATCTTGAGCAAGAGCAAAGCTATCCCCAAGACCATTCGTTTCAGATATCAGAGGATAAGCTAGAGCGCTATATCCAGAACTACATCGCTTCTCAGTCTGGAGATGAGATTAATTTTGCCTGGCAAGGTGGAGAGCCAACGCTACTGGGCGTCAAGTTTTTTGAGAAAGTGATTGCTCTGCAAAAACGATATGCCCAAGGTAAAACCATCTCTAACTCTATTCAGACCAATGGAACATTACTGAACGATCGCTGGGGCAAGTTTCTGAAAGAGCATCACTTTTTGGTTGGGCTAAGCTTAGATGGAACTCGGGAATTGCACGATCGCTACCGTGTTGATAAAAAGGCTAAGCCAAGCTTTGATCGAGTGATGAAGGGGCTTGCTATCCTTCGCAAATATCAGATTGAGTTCAATCTTCTTTGTGTTGTACATCGCCATAATGCTCAACATCCTGAACAGGTCTATTCTTTTTTTAAAGGAATTGGAGCTCACTTCATCCAGTTCATCCCTCTTGTTGATCAAGTGAACGGTCAAGTTGCCGATTGGAGTGTCAGACCTCAAGACTATGGAAACTTTCTTATCCGGATTTTTGATCAGTGGATTCGAACTGATATTGGCAAGGTTTTTGTTCAGATTTTTGATGTTTCCTTAGGGAATTGGATGGGGCTTGGCTCTAGTTTATGTCTGTTTGCAGAAACCTGTGGACGCGCGATCGCATTGGAGCATGATGGCAAAGTCTACAGTTGCGATCACTACGTCACCCCACATCATCAAATTGGTGATATCGAGCAGCACAGCTTTTTAGAAATGCTGACGTCTGAACAGCAGATTCAGTTTGGCCAAGCCAAACAGACAAGTTTGCCTCAATACTGTCGAAAGTGTGAGGTGAAATTTGCCTGTCAGGGAGAATGTCCCCGCAATCGCTTTGCCACAACTCCAGAGGGTGAGCCAGGGTTAAATTATCTCTGCGAAGGATACCGAGCCTTTTTTAATTACATCGATCCCTACATGCAGGTGATGGCAGCACTCTTAAAAGCAGGGCGACCCGCTGCTGACCTGATGTCGATGGTCACCCCAACAGGATTTAATCCACTGTTGCTTCAATCACAGAGACGATAG
- a CDS encoding methyltransferase, translated as MTQTAPILWKDLAFDTLDAEVYAPKPASLLLAEQAIAQSQPGDRILDACTGSGVVGIAIARYVPGSRVVVSDINEAALGAARRNAARNQVAIEVVASNLYSAFDEAQFDTITVHPPAVPYPNDADWGLSSGITIATNGGSDGSELVIRSIVEAKSRIRLGGKLLLLLPHWSNVAKARQALAENYSNVRELARQTVEFFPVREGRTDAHLLAHVRQLAAAGIIEMTFETEIPLSIVSVIEATVD; from the coding sequence ATGACCCAAACTGCCCCGATCCTTTGGAAAGATCTCGCTTTTGACACCCTCGATGCCGAGGTCTACGCACCCAAACCCGCGAGTTTGCTGCTGGCCGAACAAGCGATCGCCCAGAGTCAGCCCGGCGATCGCATCCTCGATGCCTGCACAGGCAGTGGCGTGGTGGGAATTGCCATCGCTCGCTATGTGCCTGGTAGTCGAGTTGTGGTTTCCGACATCAATGAAGCGGCCCTTGGGGCTGCGCGTCGCAATGCTGCCCGCAACCAGGTTGCAATTGAAGTCGTCGCCAGCAATCTCTACAGCGCCTTTGACGAAGCGCAATTTGACACCATCACGGTGCATCCACCAGCTGTCCCCTATCCCAACGATGCCGATTGGGGTCTGTCTTCTGGTATTACGATCGCCACCAATGGCGGGAGTGATGGCTCAGAGCTGGTGATCCGCTCGATTGTGGAAGCAAAGTCTCGGATCCGTCTTGGGGGTAAGCTGCTGCTGCTCCTCCCTCACTGGTCCAACGTAGCCAAAGCGCGCCAAGCCCTAGCCGAGAACTACAGCAACGTCCGTGAACTGGCGCGACAAACCGTTGAGTTCTTTCCAGTGCGTGAGGGTCGCACCGACGCCCACCTGCTAGCGCATGTCCGCCAGCTGGCAGCAGCAGGCATTATCGAGATGACCTTTGAAACCGAAATTCCCCTCTCTATCGTCTCTGTGATTGAAGCAACAGTGGATTAA
- a CDS encoding arylsulfatase produces the protein MSIETSTNRPNIVLILTDNLGYGELGCYGGGELRGAPTPRADQLAAEGLRLTNFNVEAQCTPSRSALLTGRYAYRSGTLTVPIGNPAIGEPEAQGLNPWEITLASVLSDKGYKTAHYGKWHLGSVEGRFPTNHGFDEWWGIPRTTDEVFWPDSPGFANSGVEPQYILEGKKGEPTQRLAVYDLEQRSHLDAEITRRTIDFIERSVQAGSPFFAYVPLTQVHLPTLPHPDFAGSTGNGDFADSVVETDHRLGQILDTLDRLQISDNTIVIFTSDNGPDPTWPWQGSAGPWRGYYFTHMEGSLRVPFLIRWPGRIPAGRVSNEIVHQVDLFTTLSHLVGAELPSDRAIDGVDQTAFLLGQQSQSNRETVLAFVADRLEAVKWRNWKLAFYEETRDWFSTPSKLTLPKLFNLTTDPKEEYPEETLRNTWVIDRCLAAIRQFQDSLQHYPAIPEGTKGRFDPTTVSTP, from the coding sequence ATGTCGATAGAAACCTCAACCAACCGCCCCAACATTGTTCTGATCCTGACCGATAACCTTGGCTACGGCGAACTGGGCTGCTACGGCGGCGGGGAGCTGCGGGGAGCGCCGACCCCCCGTGCCGATCAACTCGCTGCCGAAGGCCTACGCCTCACCAATTTCAACGTCGAGGCCCAATGTACCCCCAGCCGTTCAGCGCTCTTAACGGGTCGCTATGCCTATCGGTCTGGCACCTTGACGGTTCCCATCGGCAACCCCGCGATCGGGGAGCCGGAAGCGCAAGGACTCAATCCTTGGGAGATCACCCTTGCCTCTGTGCTTTCAGACAAGGGCTACAAAACTGCTCACTACGGCAAATGGCACCTCGGCAGTGTCGAAGGACGGTTCCCAACCAACCACGGCTTCGACGAATGGTGGGGAATTCCCCGCACCACCGACGAAGTCTTCTGGCCGGATAGCCCTGGCTTCGCCAATTCAGGCGTCGAGCCCCAGTACATTTTGGAAGGAAAAAAAGGCGAACCCACCCAACGACTTGCGGTCTACGACCTCGAGCAGCGATCGCACCTGGATGCTGAAATTACCCGTCGCACGATCGACTTCATCGAGCGCAGCGTCCAAGCAGGAAGTCCCTTCTTCGCCTACGTTCCCCTCACCCAAGTTCACCTGCCCACCCTGCCACATCCCGACTTTGCAGGCAGTACGGGGAACGGTGACTTTGCAGACTCCGTTGTCGAAACCGACCATCGACTGGGGCAAATCCTCGATACCCTCGATCGCCTTCAGATTAGCGACAACACAATCGTCATCTTTACCAGTGACAACGGCCCCGACCCCACGTGGCCGTGGCAAGGTTCCGCTGGCCCTTGGCGCGGCTACTACTTCACTCACATGGAAGGCTCGTTACGCGTTCCCTTCCTGATTCGCTGGCCCGGCCGTATTCCTGCCGGTCGCGTCAGCAATGAAATCGTCCACCAAGTCGATCTGTTCACCACCCTGAGTCACCTCGTCGGGGCTGAGCTGCCGAGCGATCGCGCCATCGATGGGGTTGACCAGACGGCATTTCTGCTGGGGCAGCAGTCCCAGTCCAATCGCGAAACAGTACTGGCCTTTGTGGCCGATCGCCTCGAAGCCGTCAAATGGCGGAACTGGAAGCTCGCCTTCTACGAAGAAACCCGCGATTGGTTCAGTACCCCCAGCAAACTGACCCTGCCCAAACTCTTCAACCTCACCACCGATCCCAAAGAAGAGTATCCCGAAGAGACTCTGCGCAATACCTGGGTCATCGATCGCTGCCTTGCTGCCATTCGTCAGTTCCAAGACAGTCTCCAGCACTATCCCGCCATTCCCGAAGGAACCAAGGGTCGCTTCGACCCCACCACCGTGAGCACGCCTTGA
- a CDS encoding ATP-binding cassette domain-containing protein: MTRQTEGTRIDLLGLTKAYAGRPVLQQLELTIAAGSFVAVIGRSGCGKSTLLRLISGLEQASAGGILIDGQPLKGLNRLARVMFQDGRLLPWKNVINNVGLGLKGNWKPRAEQVLKQVGLLERSQEWTARLSGGQKQRVALAKALITQPKLLLLDEPLGALDALTRVEMQRLIEGLWLDQGFTTLLVTHDVEEAVALADRILVLEDGGVVRDIPIQLPRPRHRGNPEFARLAEDILEGILSGNNPPQRSAIAPTLSHPALEIELTA, from the coding sequence ATGACCCGCCAGACCGAAGGGACCCGTATTGATTTGCTGGGACTGACCAAAGCCTATGCGGGGCGTCCTGTGCTCCAGCAGCTAGAACTGACGATCGCCGCTGGGAGCTTTGTTGCTGTGATTGGGCGCAGTGGTTGCGGCAAGTCCACCCTGTTGCGCTTGATCAGTGGTCTCGAGCAGGCCAGTGCGGGCGGCATCCTCATCGATGGACAGCCCCTGAAGGGCCTGAACCGCTTGGCGCGGGTCATGTTCCAAGATGGGCGACTTCTCCCTTGGAAAAACGTGATCAACAATGTTGGCCTTGGGCTGAAGGGCAACTGGAAACCCAGAGCAGAACAGGTTCTCAAGCAAGTAGGTCTACTGGAGCGATCGCAGGAATGGACAGCTCGGTTATCCGGTGGGCAAAAGCAGCGCGTCGCCCTCGCCAAAGCGCTGATCACCCAACCCAAACTGCTGCTCCTCGATGAACCCCTCGGGGCTCTCGATGCCCTCACCCGCGTCGAAATGCAGCGGCTGATTGAAGGCCTCTGGCTCGATCAAGGCTTCACCACACTGCTCGTCACCCACGATGTCGAAGAAGCCGTTGCTCTCGCCGATCGCATCTTGGTCCTCGAAGACGGTGGCGTTGTCCGCGATATCCCCATCCAGCTCCCTCGGCCCCGCCATCGCGGCAATCCAGAGTTCGCCCGTCTGGCCGAAGACATCCTCGAAGGCATCCTCAGCGGCAACAACCCACCGCAGCGGTCTGCGATCGCCCCAACCCTCAGCCATCCAGCCCTTGAAATCGAACTGACCGCCTAG
- a CDS encoding ABC transporter permease subunit, whose amino-acid sequence MTVSVLRFHRAQLQRWILPWIVPIALIIVWEILADIGWIPVRILPAPSAIFWAGIQLAQSGELWSHLGISAARAATGFFIGASLGLTLGFINGILPIAETLLDSSLQMLRNIPNLALIPLVILWFGIGEEAKIFLVMLGVFFPVYLNTFHGIRNIDPSLLEMGRVYGLNRLQLITNIILPGALPSILVGVRFSLGIAWITLIVSETIATDSGLGYMAMNAREFMQTDIIVFSILLYALLGKLSDGIAKTLEFQLLQWHPNFQSGSKDTYPVAKV is encoded by the coding sequence ATGACAGTCTCTGTGCTTCGCTTCCACCGAGCCCAGCTCCAGCGCTGGATTCTGCCTTGGATCGTTCCGATCGCCCTCATCATCGTTTGGGAAATCCTTGCCGATATCGGTTGGATTCCTGTCCGAATTCTGCCTGCTCCCAGCGCGATCTTCTGGGCCGGCATCCAGCTGGCTCAATCGGGTGAGCTGTGGTCCCACCTCGGCATCAGCGCTGCACGGGCCGCCACCGGCTTTTTCATTGGGGCTTCCCTCGGGCTCACCCTCGGCTTTATCAACGGCATTTTGCCGATCGCCGAGACCCTGCTCGATTCCTCGCTGCAGATGCTGCGCAACATCCCCAACCTCGCGCTCATTCCGCTGGTCATCCTCTGGTTTGGCATTGGTGAAGAGGCCAAGATTTTTCTGGTTATGCTCGGGGTCTTTTTCCCTGTCTATCTCAACACCTTCCACGGCATTCGCAACATCGACCCCAGCCTGCTGGAAATGGGGCGCGTCTACGGGCTCAACCGCCTCCAACTGATCACCAACATCATCCTGCCCGGTGCACTGCCGTCCATCTTGGTGGGAGTTCGCTTCTCCTTAGGCATTGCCTGGATCACGCTGATTGTCAGCGAAACGATCGCCACCGACAGCGGTCTGGGCTACATGGCCATGAATGCTCGGGAGTTTATGCAAACCGACATCATCGTCTTCAGCATTCTGCTCTATGCCCTGCTGGGCAAATTGTCCGACGGCATTGCCAAGACCCTAGAGTTCCAACTCTTGCAATGGCATCCCAACTTTCAGTCCGGTAGCAAGGACACCTATCCCGTTGCCAAAGTCTGA
- the ssuD gene encoding FMNH2-dependent alkanesulfonate monooxygenase — protein sequence MQLFWFIPLHGDSRYLGTATGGRQITLPYIQQIAKAAEDLGYPGVLLPTGRSCHDAWVAASMLASSTERLKFLVAVRPGLMSPSVAARMAASFDWLSNGRLLINVVTGGDPVELAGDGLHLNHAERYELTDEFLTVWKQIIQGQKTTFKGKYLDIQEGNVLLKGVQRPHPPLWFGGSSEVGQAIAARQVDTYLTWGEPPAQVAEKIAAVRAKAAQAGRQLQYGIRLHIIVRETTQAAWDAANDLIRYVDQETIDAAQAVYRRMDSVGQARMSQLHGGSTQALEISPNLWTGIGLVRGGAGTALVGDPETVAARLQEYADLGIEHFILSGYPHLEEAYRVAELLFPKLPLQQTHRLQGDVLFAPFGEIIANDKVPTVAG from the coding sequence ATGCAGCTTTTTTGGTTCATCCCCCTTCACGGTGATAGCCGCTATCTCGGGACTGCTACCGGAGGGCGACAGATCACCCTCCCCTACATCCAGCAAATTGCCAAAGCCGCCGAAGACCTTGGCTATCCGGGGGTTCTTCTCCCCACCGGCCGCTCCTGCCACGATGCCTGGGTAGCAGCCTCCATGCTGGCGAGTTCCACCGAACGGCTCAAGTTCCTCGTTGCAGTCCGCCCTGGGCTGATGTCGCCGAGCGTCGCGGCCCGCATGGCCGCCAGCTTCGACTGGCTCAGCAACGGCCGCTTGCTGATCAATGTCGTCACTGGGGGCGACCCCGTGGAGCTGGCTGGAGATGGACTCCATCTCAATCACGCGGAACGCTATGAACTCACCGATGAATTCTTGACGGTCTGGAAACAGATCATTCAAGGCCAGAAAACAACTTTCAAGGGCAAGTACCTCGATATCCAAGAAGGGAATGTTCTCCTCAAAGGCGTCCAGCGTCCCCACCCGCCGCTGTGGTTTGGCGGGTCTTCCGAGGTAGGACAAGCGATCGCGGCTCGCCAAGTCGATACCTATCTCACTTGGGGAGAGCCCCCCGCTCAAGTCGCAGAAAAAATTGCCGCCGTGAGAGCGAAGGCGGCTCAAGCGGGTCGTCAGCTCCAGTACGGCATTCGCCTACACATCATCGTCCGCGAAACGACCCAAGCCGCTTGGGATGCCGCTAACGACCTGATTCGTTATGTCGATCAAGAGACCATTGATGCGGCTCAAGCGGTGTACCGGCGCATGGATTCCGTTGGCCAAGCTCGCATGAGCCAGCTCCACGGGGGGAGTACTCAAGCTCTCGAAATCAGTCCCAATCTCTGGACGGGCATTGGACTGGTGCGTGGCGGTGCCGGAACGGCGCTCGTGGGAGATCCCGAAACCGTTGCGGCCCGCCTGCAAGAATATGCCGACCTCGGCATCGAGCATTTCATTCTCTCCGGCTATCCCCACCTCGAAGAGGCCTATCGAGTCGCAGAACTGCTCTTCCCCAAATTGCCCCTCCAACAGACTCATCGCCTGCAAGGGGATGTCCTCTTTGCGCCCTTTGGCGAAATTATCGCCAACGACAAAGTCCCTACGGTGGCCGGTTAA
- a CDS encoding aliphatic sulfonate ABC transporter substrate-binding protein: MALKTALGRRKVKALLAGVAVAATATTAVTVFGNSAPVTAKPEEKVQVRIGFQKAGPVLISVNAKKTLEKTLKKTGSSATWSEFTAGLPMVEALNAGAIDIAYVGEAPPIFAQAASGSVTRYVAYDPFGPKAEGILVHRNSPIKKLSDLKGKRIAVQKGSNTHYLLISALKSANLKPSDVKISYLKPSDGRAAFERRDVDAWVVWDPFLAAGEVEAGGRLLTNAQGLAPNRGYYLASASFIKKYPETLKTVLKEFKQEAQLLNKDKTKAANLLSSATGISPKTLLIAENRRTHDVLPITNPVIQKQQEIADTFRALNLIPKSIKVKDAVWIWK, from the coding sequence GTGGCTCTCAAAACTGCTCTAGGCCGCCGCAAAGTCAAAGCCTTGCTAGCGGGCGTTGCCGTTGCTGCCACCGCGACGACAGCCGTGACAGTTTTTGGGAACTCCGCCCCCGTTACAGCCAAGCCAGAAGAAAAAGTCCAGGTGCGCATCGGCTTCCAAAAAGCCGGCCCTGTTCTTATCTCTGTCAATGCCAAGAAAACGCTAGAGAAAACCCTCAAAAAAACCGGTAGTTCTGCCACTTGGTCAGAATTTACTGCCGGTCTGCCGATGGTCGAGGCTCTGAATGCTGGCGCGATCGATATTGCCTACGTTGGCGAAGCCCCGCCCATCTTTGCGCAAGCTGCCTCTGGCTCTGTGACTCGCTATGTTGCCTACGATCCCTTTGGGCCGAAGGCCGAAGGCATCCTTGTTCATCGCAACTCTCCCATCAAAAAACTGTCAGACCTGAAAGGGAAGCGGATTGCGGTCCAAAAAGGCTCCAACACCCACTACCTATTAATCAGTGCGCTGAAATCGGCCAATCTCAAACCCAGCGACGTCAAAATCTCTTACCTCAAGCCCTCTGATGGCCGAGCTGCCTTCGAGCGTCGGGATGTCGATGCGTGGGTCGTCTGGGATCCTTTCCTCGCCGCTGGCGAAGTGGAAGCCGGTGGTCGTCTACTGACCAATGCCCAAGGGCTAGCGCCCAACCGCGGCTACTATCTCGCTTCTGCCTCGTTCATCAAGAAATATCCAGAGACTCTCAAGACCGTCCTCAAGGAATTCAAGCAGGAAGCCCAACTGCTCAACAAAGACAAAACGAAGGCGGCCAATCTTCTTTCCTCAGCCACGGGTATCAGTCCTAAGACCTTGCTCATCGCTGAAAACCGTCGCACCCACGATGTCTTACCCATCACCAACCCCGTCATTCAAAAACAGCAAGAAATTGCAGACACCTTCCGCGCGCTAAATCTCATCCCTAAATCGATCAAGGTCAAAGACGCCGTTTGGATTTGGAAATAG
- a CDS encoding toll/interleukin-1 receptor domain-containing protein codes for MSYSSLGSIEGSQGNSTRPHWSPARSSVVYTPTEIRALTPIYNSVEKLATLPSLWDVFLCHAWDDRQGAAKKLHDRLEERGLQVWSSKKDVGFGVPLLLSIDEGLANARVGIVLVTPALLHRLPTEGITDKDFSELLARDQIIIIVHETTYEALRNVSPLLASRSGLSTAEDSMSTVAAKIAELFGF; via the coding sequence TTGTCCTACTCTTCTTTGGGGAGCATCGAGGGCAGTCAGGGCAACAGTACAAGGCCCCATTGGTCTCCGGCCAGATCCTCTGTCGTCTACACTCCTACAGAAATACGAGCACTGACACCGATTTACAACAGTGTTGAGAAGCTAGCGACACTACCAAGCCTTTGGGATGTTTTCCTTTGCCACGCATGGGACGACCGTCAGGGCGCAGCCAAGAAGCTCCATGATCGATTGGAAGAACGTGGCCTGCAAGTCTGGTCCAGCAAGAAAGACGTTGGTTTCGGCGTGCCATTGCTATTATCTATTGACGAAGGTTTGGCGAACGCACGAGTCGGGATTGTGTTGGTGACCCCTGCGCTGCTGCACCGATTACCAACAGAGGGCATTACTGATAAAGACTTTTCAGAACTGCTTGCACGTGATCAGATCATTATCATCGTGCACGAAACAACGTATGAGGCTCTCCGTAACGTCAGCCCCCTACTGGCATCTCGTAGCGGACTGAGCACCGCAGAAGATTCAATGTCAACTGTTGCAGCCAAAATTGCTGAGCTTTTCGGCTTTTAG
- a CDS encoding formylglycine-generating enzyme family protein, with protein MAGLLLWAQPAWACPPEMVAISGGTFRLGAAAQLPEEQAVDDVRLSTFCIDRHEVTNDQFLAFVSATGYVTVAERPLLSDQFPELSPAERAPGSVVFQAPEANQAVPELSWWHWVPGANWRHPTGPNSDLVGKGDHPVVHMAFEDAQAYADWAGKTLPTEAQWEFAARGGLKDQIFSWGNTYSPRKANTWQGHFPKDNSGADGYLGTAPVESFPPNGYGLYDMTGNVWEWTKDWYQVGHPQKAHQHNPWVSQVQDSLDPRDPGIAKHVIKGGSFLCAQNYCSRYRPAAREAQSPDTGTSHIGFRLVAPLEDFSPLLSAHS; from the coding sequence TTGGCCGGACTTCTGCTGTGGGCTCAGCCTGCTTGGGCTTGTCCCCCTGAGATGGTTGCTATTTCGGGCGGCACGTTTCGCTTGGGCGCTGCCGCACAATTACCTGAAGAGCAGGCCGTTGACGATGTTCGCCTCTCTACGTTTTGTATCGATCGCCACGAAGTAACCAACGATCAATTTCTCGCCTTTGTGAGCGCGACTGGCTACGTCACTGTGGCAGAGCGGCCGCTGCTATCTGACCAGTTTCCCGAGCTGAGTCCAGCAGAGCGAGCCCCAGGCTCAGTGGTTTTTCAAGCTCCAGAAGCCAATCAAGCGGTTCCAGAATTGAGTTGGTGGCATTGGGTTCCCGGTGCCAACTGGCGACACCCGACGGGACCCAACAGTGACCTCGTGGGCAAAGGGGATCATCCTGTTGTCCATATGGCTTTTGAAGATGCCCAAGCCTATGCTGATTGGGCAGGCAAAACCCTCCCCACCGAAGCCCAATGGGAGTTTGCGGCACGGGGCGGGCTCAAAGATCAAATTTTTAGTTGGGGCAACACCTACTCACCCCGCAAAGCCAACACTTGGCAAGGGCATTTCCCTAAGGACAATAGCGGTGCGGATGGCTATCTTGGGACTGCTCCAGTCGAGTCATTTCCGCCGAATGGCTATGGCCTCTACGACATGACCGGCAACGTCTGGGAGTGGACAAAAGACTGGTACCAAGTAGGACATCCCCAGAAGGCACACCAACATAATCCTTGGGTTAGTCAAGTTCAGGACAGTCTAGATCCCCGCGATCCCGGCATCGCCAAACACGTCATTAAAGGGGGGTCGTTTCTCTGTGCCCAGAACTATTGCAGTCGTTATCGGCCAGCCGCCCGCGAAGCCCAATCCCCTGATACGGGCACCTCTCACATTGGCTTCCGCTTGGTCGCGCCCCTAGAAGACTTCTCACCATTACTGTCTGCTCATTCCTAA